From the genome of Vicia villosa cultivar HV-30 ecotype Madison, WI linkage group LG2, Vvil1.0, whole genome shotgun sequence, one region includes:
- the LOC131651269 gene encoding transcription factor GAMYB-like — translation MSSTSTPKRKKSSLSSEGDGGKRLKRSRSVLPVEEADQTGNVKGGEEADRRDNAGGGEVALKKGPWTREEDEILVDHIKKYGEGKWKAVQKNSGLARDGKSYRLRWPNYLRPGLKRGPFSAEEKHKILEFHFLKGSKWTQMAALLSGRTYNEIKNFWNARYRKRQRAGLPIYPNEITSKYSFNGSQESADTLANEPSQHDETENFNLYITDLDLKYFKFHPDMLPPYFETQDYKPISDLVGRCSDSSHNTLPLRRAAVVRRKYLISSSSVAVPEVFDQYGKYPILSTLCDPILNTCILHGYDNPITGFHAASNISSSEPINGSMSFKLPSFQNSQTQQCTRSGMYVPPLTSFESADTPVHVPLIEPCPSVPVSLDCSHLIDSSVYCNSDQNLQGASIDSLQANTDSPTPNEAHIGTQWNGRNFLRWTRPEIETTQNYDIYGGAFNDQLPAYCSFGEEDNLNQKDLALPDAVLDSGWH, via the exons ATGAGTAGCACTTCGACGCCtaaacgtaaaaagtcatcatTATCAAGTGAGGGTGATGGTGGCAAAAGGCTAAAACGTAGCCGGTCGGTATTACCGGTGGAAGAAGCCGATCAAACAGGTAACGTGAAAGGAGGAGAAG AAGCTGATCGAAGAGATAACGCGGGAGGAGGAGAAGTTGCTCTAAAGAAAGGTCCGTGGACAAGGGAAGAGGATGAAATTTTGGTAGATCATATTAAGAAGTATGGAGAGGGAAAGTGGAAGGCCGTCCAGAAGAATTCAGGACTTGCTCGCGATGGGAAAAGTTATCGTCTACGATGGCCGAATTACTTGAGGCCAGGACTGAAAAGGGGTCCATTTAGTGctgaagaaaaacacaaaatcctTGAGTTCCACTTTCTGAAGGGAAGCAAGTGGACTCAAATGGCTGCATTGTTGTCGGGACGTACATATAACGAGATAAAGAACTTTTGGAATGCAAGATATAGGAAACGACAACGAGCTGGCTTACCAATCTATCCTAACGAGATAACATCCAAATATTCGTTTAATGGCAGTCAAGAAAGTGCCGACACATTGGCAAATGAACCCAGCCAGCATGATGAAACAGAAAACTTCAACTTGTACATAACTGACTTGGaccttaaatatttcaaattccaCCCAGATATGTTGCCGCCATATTTTGAGACACAAGATTACAAACCAATAAGTGACTTGGTTGGACGGTGCTCAGATTCGTCTCATAATACCTTACCCTTGCGTAGAGCAGCAGTAGTGCGGCGGAAATATTTGATCAGTAGCAGTAGTGTTGCTGTCCCGGAAGTATTTGATCAGTATGGAAAATATCCTATATTGTCTACTCTATGTGATCCGATTCTTAACACATGCATTCTTCATGGATATGATAATCCTATAACTGGTTTTCATGCCGCGTCAAATATCTCTTCTTCTGAGCCCATTAACGGGTCCATGAGTTTTAAGCTCCCTTCATTCCAAAACTCACAGACTCAACAGTGTACCAGGAGCGGCATGTATGTGCCGCCACTTACCTCATTTGAGTCTGCTGACACGCCGGTTCACGTTCCTCTGATTGAGCCTTGTCCATCCGTTCCAGTTTCTTTGGATTGTAGTCATTTAATTGATTCATCAGTATACTGCAATTCAGATCAAAATTTGCAAGGCGCAAGTATTGATTCATTGCAAGCAAATACTGATAGCCCGACTCCCAATGAAGCACACATTGGTACACAATGGAATGGAAGAAACTTCTTAAGATGGACCCGCCCCGAAATTGAAACCACTCAGAATTATGATATTTACGGCGGTGCATTTAATGATCAGCTTCCAGCTTATTGTTCTTTCGGCGAAGAAGATAATTTGAATCAGAAAGATTTGGCGCTACCAGATGCTGTGCTTGACTCTGGCTGGCATTGA